CAACGGTAGGCGCTCTTGACCCCCAACTGCCTACCCATCAACAAAAGTTCAGCCCGATAGGCGTAAGAAAAATAGATGACGGAGGTGTGTCCAGGATGTAAGACGGGTATCAAGCGAGGTTACGTCGCGGGCAGTACCCGGAGTTTCCGCACGTCACGGGCGGTTCCGGTGACTCCGGCGAGGAATCCTCGGGCCCTCGGCGACGCGTCCGCCGTCAGCCACCCCGGGTCGACGTCACAGACCGCGACCTTCACGTCCGTCCCCACGAGTGCCCTGGGGAGCGTGTGTACGACTGTGGAGGGGAAGCTCAGAATGGTACGCCCGATCGGGCCGCGCCGGGCGATGAGTTCGAGGGGCAGATCGGGGCGGACGATTTCGAGCCCGGTCTCCAGGGCGAGGCGGTGCAGCTTGTCTGTGTTCTCGCGCCGGTGCGCGAAGTACCGGGTGGCCCCGTGGCTCAGGGTCAGCGAGCGGACCGCGCCGATGTAGTGCTCCGGGTCGACGACGCCGGTCTCCACCAGGGACGTACCGACCAGGTCGGCGGAGCGGGTGATGCGGGGCGGGCCGAAGCGGGCGCGGGTCCAGGCGAAGTCGTTGGGGGTGACGGTGATGCCGGGGAGGGCCTCCGTGACGGGCATGGCGGTGAAGAGTTCCACCGCGCGCCGGGGGCCGGGGGCGAGACGGCGGCGCGCGGAGGTGGTGACGGGGGCCAGGAGCAGTTCGCGCGCCCCCATGCCGTTGCCGCGCCGGTGCCAGCGCACGAGACGCTCGCCCCGGGCGAGCTGCCCCGCGAACTCCATGGTGGCCGTGCCGTCGTCGACGACCACCAGGTTGGGGGCTTTGACGAGGGTCAGGAGCAGCTGTACGTAACGGGAGAAGGGGTCGCCGATGACGACGGTGTCCGCCCGTCGGAGGGCGGGGGCGAGCCCTCCGACGGTGCGCAGCGGCGCCCCGGCCCCCTCGCGGGCGTCCTCCCAGCGCACCGCGCAGCCCTCGCCCCGGGCGAGTTCGGCCATGCGGCGGAGCTGGCCCCGGGACATGGGGTCGCGGGGGGAGAGCACGACGATCGTCACGTCGTGCGGCGGGGTGGTCGCCCGCGCGTGGACCCATTCCAGGACGTTGAGGAGCTGGACGGGGCTCTCGACGAAGGCGAGGGTGCTCGGAGCGGCGCTGCTCGGATTCATGGCCGTCAGACTCCTGCGGGCTGGGGGTGGTCGGCTTCGGCTTCGGTCTGGGCCACGACTCCGGGGACGCGGCGGAGCTTGCGCATCGGGGCGAGCTCGGACTCGTACACCTTCTTGATCCCGTCGCCGAGGGACGCCTCGATGGTGCGGATGTCGCGGACGAGGCGGGTGAGGCCGCCGGGCTCGACGGAGGCGGCCTGGTCGGAGCCCCACATGGCGCGGTCGAGGGTGATGTGCCGCTCGACGAAGGCGGCGCCGAGGGCGACGGCGGCGAGGGTGGTCTGGAGGCCCGTCTCGTGGCCGCTGTAGCCGATGGGGACGTTGGGGTACTCGGCCTGGAGGGTGTGGATGACCCGGAGGTTCAGCTCGTCGGCGACGGCCGGGTAGGTCGAAGTGGCGTGGCAGAGGAGGATGTTGGCGCTGCCGAGGACCTCGACGGCGTGCCGGATCTGGGCCGGGGTGGACATGCCCGTGGAGAGGATGACGGTGCGGCCGGTGGCGCG
This is a stretch of genomic DNA from Streptomyces sp. NBC_00237. It encodes these proteins:
- a CDS encoding N-acetylneuraminate synthase family protein; the encoded protein is MSNTTRQRTLGSKTAGPGHPVYITGEIGINHNGDLDKAIALIDAAAEAGCDAVKFQKRTPEICTPRDQWDIERDTPWGRMTYIDYRHRVEFGEDEYRAIDAHCKKRGIDWFASPWDTEAVAFLEKFDVPAHKVASASLTDDELLRELRATGRTVILSTGMSTPAQIRHAVEVLGSANILLCHATSTYPAVADELNLRVIHTLQAEYPNVPIGYSGHETGLQTTLAAVALGAAFVERHITLDRAMWGSDQAASVEPGGLTRLVRDIRTIEASLGDGIKKVYESELAPMRKLRRVPGVVAQTEAEADHPQPAGV